A genomic window from Phoenix dactylifera cultivar Barhee BC4 chromosome 7, palm_55x_up_171113_PBpolish2nd_filt_p, whole genome shotgun sequence includes:
- the LOC103702388 gene encoding protein NOI4 isoform X1: MSQDKGRPLPKFGEWDVNDPASAEGFTVIFNKARDERKTGGNTRGQDSPGKEEATFKQGPYATKPNVNAKKWFCCIQASSADS, encoded by the exons ATGTCG CAGGACAAGGGTCGGCCGTTACCAAAGTTTGGTGAGTGGGATGTAAATGACCCTGCTTCTGCAGAGGGATTCACTGTGATCTTCAATAAAGCCAGAGATGAGAGGAAGACAGGTGGCAACACACGAGGCCAGGACTCTCCTGGAAAGGAGGAGGCAACCTTTAAACAGGGACCTTATGCTACCAAGCCTAATGTGAATGCT AAAAAATGGTTTTGCTGCATTCAAGCTAGTTCAGCAGATTCTTGA
- the LOC103702387 gene encoding uncharacterized protein LOC103702387 isoform X2, protein MLSSKSCPILSCHYPLPSLHHPQKLFHRTHSILKPKTLNPGTGLRLSHPFSSVGSRGLLQVCRDSTERKNFGGSFLDEKGPTVERSGDGGGSGNDWTTSVLLFGLWAGLMYYVFQLAPNQTPASDVYYLQKLLNLKGDDGFQMNEVLVALWYFMGLWPFIYSMLLVPTGRSSRSKIPVWPFLVLSFFGGAYALIPYFVFWKPPPPALGEDEIRRWPLNFLDSKIAAGILLVAGLGLTMYAGLANGDVWKEFFRYFRESKFIHITCIDFTLLSAFAPFWVYNDMTARRWINQGSWLLPVACIPILGPSLYLLLRPPLSALPMSTPSVISEKE, encoded by the exons ATGCTCTCATCCAAATCCTGTCCTATCCTCTCATGCCATTATCCTCTTCCCTCCCTCCACCACCCCCAGAAGCTATTCCACAgaacccactccatcctcaagCCTAAAACCCTCAACCCTGGAACCGGTCTCAGACTAAGCCATCCGTTCTCCTCCGTTGGGAGCAGGGGTCTACTCCAAGTCTGTCGAGATTCCACCGAAAGGAAGAATTTTGGAGGCTCATTTCTGGACGAGAAAGGACCCACCGTCGAAAGGAGTGGAGATGGTGGTGGGAGTGGGAACGATTGGACTACTTCGGTCCTGCTCTTTGGTTTGTGGGCCGGGCTCATGTATTACGTTTTCCAGCTCGCGCCGAACCAGACTCCG GCTAGCGATGTGTATTATCTGCAAAAACTGCTGAATCTTAAAGGCGATGATGGCTTCCAAATGAACGAAGTACTTGTGGCTCTATGGTACTTCATGGGACTGTGGCCTTTCATTTATAGTATGCTGTTAGTTCCTACTGGTAGAAG TTCAAGAAGCAAGATACCTGTCTGGCCATTCCTAGTGCTTTCATTCTTTGGCGGTGCATATGCCCTTATTCCATACTTCGTTTTCTGGAAGCCACCTCCACCAGCCCTTGGAGAAGATGAAATCAGGAGATGgcctttaaattttcttgattCAAAGATAGCTGCTGGG ATTTTACTTGTTGCAGGTTTGGGCCTAACAATGTATGCTGGTTTAGCTAATGGTGATGTGTGGAAGGAATTCTTCCGATACTTCAGAGAAAGCAAGTTT ATCCATATTACATGCATTGATTTTACACTACTCTCAGCTTTCGCACCTTTTTGGGTCTACAATGATATGACTGCAAGGAGATG GATCAATCAAGGCTCTTGGCTTTTGCCGGTGGCATGTATTCCAATTTTGGGGCCATCCTTGTATCTTCTCCTGCGGCCACCTCTTTCAGCACTCCCTATGAGCACCCCCTCAGTCATAAGTGAGAAAGAGtga
- the LOC103702388 gene encoding protein NOI4 isoform X2 has translation MSDKGRPLPKFGEWDVNDPASAEGFTVIFNKARDERKTGGNTRGQDSPGKEEATFKQGPYATKPNVNAKKWFCCIQASSADS, from the exons ATGTCG GACAAGGGTCGGCCGTTACCAAAGTTTGGTGAGTGGGATGTAAATGACCCTGCTTCTGCAGAGGGATTCACTGTGATCTTCAATAAAGCCAGAGATGAGAGGAAGACAGGTGGCAACACACGAGGCCAGGACTCTCCTGGAAAGGAGGAGGCAACCTTTAAACAGGGACCTTATGCTACCAAGCCTAATGTGAATGCT AAAAAATGGTTTTGCTGCATTCAAGCTAGTTCAGCAGATTCTTGA
- the LOC103702387 gene encoding uncharacterized protein LOC103702387 isoform X1, which yields MLSSKSCPILSCHYPLPSLHHPQKLFHRTHSILKPKTLNPGTGLRLSHPFSSVGSRGLLQVCRDSTERKNFGGSFLDEKGPTVERSGDGGGSGNDWTTSVLLFGLWAGLMYYVFQLAPNQTPASDVYYLQKLLNLKGDDGFQMNEVLVALWYFMGLWPFIYSMLLVPTGRSSRSKIPVWPFLVLSFFGGAYALIPYFVFWKPPPPALGEDEIRRWPLNFLDSKIAAGILLVAGLGLTMYAGLANGDVWKEFFRYFRESKFIHITCIDFTLLSAFAPFWVYNDMTARRCRINQGSWLLPVACIPILGPSLYLLLRPPLSALPMSTPSVISEKE from the exons ATGCTCTCATCCAAATCCTGTCCTATCCTCTCATGCCATTATCCTCTTCCCTCCCTCCACCACCCCCAGAAGCTATTCCACAgaacccactccatcctcaagCCTAAAACCCTCAACCCTGGAACCGGTCTCAGACTAAGCCATCCGTTCTCCTCCGTTGGGAGCAGGGGTCTACTCCAAGTCTGTCGAGATTCCACCGAAAGGAAGAATTTTGGAGGCTCATTTCTGGACGAGAAAGGACCCACCGTCGAAAGGAGTGGAGATGGTGGTGGGAGTGGGAACGATTGGACTACTTCGGTCCTGCTCTTTGGTTTGTGGGCCGGGCTCATGTATTACGTTTTCCAGCTCGCGCCGAACCAGACTCCG GCTAGCGATGTGTATTATCTGCAAAAACTGCTGAATCTTAAAGGCGATGATGGCTTCCAAATGAACGAAGTACTTGTGGCTCTATGGTACTTCATGGGACTGTGGCCTTTCATTTATAGTATGCTGTTAGTTCCTACTGGTAGAAG TTCAAGAAGCAAGATACCTGTCTGGCCATTCCTAGTGCTTTCATTCTTTGGCGGTGCATATGCCCTTATTCCATACTTCGTTTTCTGGAAGCCACCTCCACCAGCCCTTGGAGAAGATGAAATCAGGAGATGgcctttaaattttcttgattCAAAGATAGCTGCTGGG ATTTTACTTGTTGCAGGTTTGGGCCTAACAATGTATGCTGGTTTAGCTAATGGTGATGTGTGGAAGGAATTCTTCCGATACTTCAGAGAAAGCAAGTTT ATCCATATTACATGCATTGATTTTACACTACTCTCAGCTTTCGCACCTTTTTGGGTCTACAATGATATGACTGCAAGGAGATG CAGGATCAATCAAGGCTCTTGGCTTTTGCCGGTGGCATGTATTCCAATTTTGGGGCCATCCTTGTATCTTCTCCTGCGGCCACCTCTTTCAGCACTCCCTATGAGCACCCCCTCAGTCATAAGTGAGAAAGAGtga